From Toxorhynchites rutilus septentrionalis strain SRP chromosome 2, ASM2978413v1, whole genome shotgun sequence, a single genomic window includes:
- the LOC129768384 gene encoding leucine-rich repeat neuronal protein 1-like: MFGKLCLLINILTSFAVIVVGQKDEELTKLCNFDKPLIDPAEENGGKYCDCDVENSPPWGIPVVIINCQDHHLQNDIFRAEILPQGSIRLDVSYNKFSSVPNFVGDKLKYLSVRNNVITTLRDKNFANVTSLLELDLSENKITTVSSDVFVGLTLLRKLNLAQNSIATIQGNALSTLMNLEHLVLSNNPLGSLLNTSENDIFLKLGVTPRLNIIELESCSLVNIDLTNGIGLDSVIMSFNQLTQIQKLPKGITHLDVSGNPIRVMTAKFLPHLFNLQILTMEDMPNLYKLDEYALFGLPRLVRLNLQGSRNLTFIDPHAFGKNVILNETDTALEELILKGTNIRTLNSSLQFAFEKITLLDLAGTPLSCDCEIRWLKEFNVSTHASCSKPASLRGQQFSDIDVSQLQCQVEKSWIYTLFNVLLGVLLIVLVIVAGYLVYVTIRPRQQVQLRKVGSSSPYARVTIEPNQAENL, from the coding sequence ATGTTCGGAAAATTGTGTCTTCTAATTAATATTCTGACAAGTTTCGCAGTGATCGTAGTGGGGCAAAAAGACGAGGAGTTGACGAAGCTGTGCAACTTTGATAAACCACTAATAGATCCGGCAGAAGAAAACGGCGGCAAGTACTGTGACTGTGACGTGGAAAATTCTCCCCCATGGGGCATACCGGTGGTGATAATTAACTGCCAGGATCATCATCTGCAAAACGATATATTCCGAGCGGAAATTTTACCACAAGGATCCATACGGTTGGATGTATCGTATAACAAATTTTCCTCGGTACCAAACTTTGTCGGTGATAAGCTGAAGTACCTCAGTGTGCGTAACAACGTGATAACAACGCTGAGAGATAAGAATTTTGCCAACGTTACCAGTTTGTTGGAGTTGGACCTGAGTGAGAATAAAATCACTACCGTGAGCAGCGATGTTTTCGTTGGGCTAACACTGCTCAGAAAGTTAAACCTTGCTCAAAACAGCATCGCAACAATCCAGGGTAATGCATTATCTACTTTGATGAACCTGGAGCATCTCGTGCTCTCGAATAATCCTCTCGGAAGCTTACTGAACACATCGGAAAACGACATCTTCCTGAAGCTTGGAGTAACGCCTCGGCTCAATATCATTGAGCTGGAAAGTTGTAGCCTCGTGAACATAGATTTGACGAATGGAATCGGACTGGATAGCGTTATCATGAGCTTCAACCAATTGACGCAAATACAAAAGCTGCCGAAAGGAATTACCCATCTTGACGTCAGTGGAAATCCCATCCGTGTGATGACAGCGAAATTTTTGCCTCATCTTTTCAATTTGCAAATCCTCACAATGGAGGACATGCCAAATCTGTATAAACTGGACGAATATGCTTTATTCGGTCTCCCGCGATTAGTTCGTTTGAATCTGCAAGGCTCACGCAACTTGACATTCATCGATCCACACGCTTTTGGTAAAAATGTTATCCTCAACGAAACCGATACCGCATTGGAGGAACTGATTCTGAAGGGAACCAACATTCGAACGCTCAACTCATCGCTGCAGTTCGCCTTCGAAAAGATTACCCTCCTAGACCTGGCAGGAACCCCTTTGAGCTGTGACTGCGAGATACGATGGCTGAAAGAATTTAATGTATCAACCCATGCATCCTGCTCGAAGCCTGCATCCCTGCGTGGGCAACAGTTTTCCGATATCGATGTATCCCAGCTGCAGTGTCAAGTGGAAAAGTCTTGGATTTACACGCTGTTCAACGTGTTGCTCGGTGTCCTGCTAATTGTGCTTGTCATCGTTGCCGGCTATCTGGTGTACGTAACCATTCGACCTCGACAGCAAGTGCAATTAAGGAAAGTGGGCTCAAGTAGTCCTTACGCGAGGGTTACGATAGAGCCAAACCAAGCTGAAAATTTGTAG